In Mycolicibacterium lutetiense, the sequence GGCGAGGTCGTCGATGCCGCCCGCGCCGAACGGCTGGGCCTGGTCACCGAGGTGGTACCGCACGCGCGATTGCTGGACCGGGCGCTGGAGCTGGCCGGTCAGATCGCTGAGGTTCCGGGCCCGATCATGACCGGCCTCAAGAAGATCTACACCCTCGGCAGCGATCCCGTCATCGCCCCGGCGCTCGCCGCCGAACAGGAGATCGCCGGCGCGCAGGCGCGTGATTTCCACGGCCTGGGTGACCGTTATCGCGCAGTGGCCCAGCGAAACCGCGGCCAGATCGACCGTTAGCGGCCCAACCGCTCACCAAGCTCCAGGCGAACCCGACAAATCAGGTAGTCGACTACTCACACCGACATCCCGCTTGGATCGTAGCGTCGATGACATGGCTGATTGGTCTCCCGCGCAACCACTTCCCGCACACTGGTTCGGCCCCAGTGTCGGCTTCGACAATTCCGGCCGCGTGCGGGTCGCCTACGCCCAATTGCTGTCGCTCAGCCCGATATCGACCCGGGTGGCAATCGCCGAGCGTAAGAACGGTGCGTGGGTGGACGTCTTCGAGAAGAAGTCCGTCGCAGGGGACATTCCGATCGAGATCACGCTGGCGGCCGGCGCTGACGGCAGTGCCGCGGCGTGCTACACCACGATCACCAGCACCGACCCGGCGACCTACCAGTGGCGCCACTACGTCAGCTATGCCCCGGCGGCCACCCGGAAGTGGGAGACCCCAACGGAGATCGTGCCGGCGAGTGCCCCCAGCGAATTCACTCGCCAACGGCGAGTTCAGGTGGCCGACAACGGGATCGCCGTGGTGGTCGCAGATCGGTTCGACGGCGCGGCCGGATCGGCGGTCGGATCGGTTGTCGTCACATTTCATATTTCCAACACGTCGTCGTGGACCACGCCCCAGAAGCTCACACCGACCGGCGGCCTCAACGGCGGGATAGCCCTCGACGTCGACGGGTTGGGGAACCCCACCGTCGCCTGGATACACCGCTATCAGGCGTCACCGCCACGTTCGTCGATCCGCGTATGCACACCCAGCGCCACCGGACCGACGCCGCAGTCAGTCGCCCTCACACCCGAGAACGGCGCCGACGCCGGCGGGGTGCGCCTCGCGGTGAACTACCTCGGCGCTGCCGTCCTCGGGGCATACATCGGTGGGCATGCGAATGTCACCACACGGGAAAATGCCGCTGCGCCTTGGCAGTCGTTCACGGCACTGTTCAATTCGTCCACAGCAGCCTCGAGTTCATGCCTCGACGTGGGAATCACCTTCAGCGGCATGAATTACGCCTTGGTTCGGCGGCAGGGTCCGACCACCTCGAGCAACGACGGCATCTGCGCGACACGAAGTGGCTATCCGGGCATCTGGCCGACCCCGAAAGTGATATCGCCGGCCGGCACGGAATCTCGCGACGGTCAGATCGCTATCCGCAAGGGCCCGTTCGGGAGCGAGGAGGCGGTGTTGGTGTACACCGGTGCCGTCGGTTTCGGCGGAGGCGACCCGGGTCTGGGGCTCTTCCGTGCCAGCCACTGGCCCGTGTACCTGAACGATCCCAGGACCCCGGTGGACCTGGCCGAGCAGGGGCCGACCCACCACATCGACCAGGTGATTGCCGACCGGGCAGGCAGCGTGGCGGTCATCGAGACGGTGTACGACGAATTGACCAATCGCGCTTACGCCACCGCGTTCGACGCGAGCGCACCCGACATTCTCGAGGCAGTGGTGCCTGCGGCGGTGACGACGAATCAGGTTGTGCAACTGCGCAGCCGGGTGGCCGACACCTGGTCCCCGATGGGACCGATCACATGGGATTTCGGCGACGGGACGCCCGCGGGTACCGGACCCACGGTGACGCACGGCTGGGCGGCTCCGGGGCCCTATACCGTCACCTTGTCCGGCGCGGACATCCAAGGCAACACCGTGACCAAGAGCTTCGCCGTCACCGTCACTGGCCCAGCCTGATCCGCCGGAAGCCACGAGCAGCAGACCGGCACCCCAGCGAGCCGACCGAGGCGAACGAGACCCGGCCGGTTCAGCGTTGCCGCTTCAGGATGAAGCCGACGGTTCGGGCGCCGAATCCCGGCAGCGCCGGCGTCGACATCTCCACCTGCCGCCGGGCCTGTTCGACGACGGGCGTCTCCGGGTCGAGCACTGAAAGGTAGACCTCATGGACGGCAAGGGAATTCACCGCTACCTCGGTGTAGCCCTCGACCACCTCGCAATGCGTCGGATCCGGTCCGTTCTCGAAGAGCCAGGCGGGCGGGTCCGCCAGGCTGTCATAAGCCGCGGCGACCGCATGCGCGAACTCGATGTGATCGCGTTGATTCGGTGTGCCGGATGCCCAGGTGTGCCCGCTGTAGAGGGTAACGACGAGATCCGGACGCAGCGCCACGATGGTCTCAGCGATCTTCGCCCGCAGCCCGGGGGTATCGCGGATGTTGCTGTCCGGGAAGTCCCAGAACGCCACGTCATCGACCCCGACGATGGCGGCCGAGCTGCGCTGCTCTCCTTCCCGCAGCGGCCCGGCCTGCTCTGGCGGCATCCCGGCGATACCGACCTCACCCCGCGAGGCCAGCGCGTAATGCACGGACTTACCCGCAGCAGTCCACTTCGCGACGGCCGCGCCAACCCCGTACTCGGGATCATCCGGGTGGGCCACCAAAACCAGAGCGGTCTGCCAGGTCGAGGGAAAGGGTTCGACGTCTTTCGGATTCACCGCACCAGTGTCGAACCTCGACGGCGGTTCATGTCAACTGACGGTGGCCCCATGCACCAAGATCGCCGCCGTCTGCGCCACCCATGCATCGTCGAGTTCACGCTCGGGCCACAGCAGCATCCGCAGCAGGGTCGATCCGCCGATGAGCTCCACCAGACGGTCCGGGTCGACGTCGGCCTGCACCTCACCGCGCGCGATGCCGTCGACGATCCTGGCTCGCACCGTGACAAAGGTCCCGGCGAACCGTTGCATCACCCGGGCGTTCAGATCGGTGTCGGCGACGACGTCGGCGACCAATCCGGGCAGCGCGGCTCGCATCACCGGGCTGGTGAACACGTCACGGGCAGCACCGATCATCGCCCGGATGTCGGCGGCGATGTCACCGGCCGGCGCGGTCAGGCCCGTCGCGGCAGCGGGGAACACCGCCTCGTGCACCAGCTCGGCCTTACTCGACCACCGGCGGTACAGCGCGGTTTTCGTGGTCTGCGCACGCTCGGCGACCGCGGCCATCGTCAGGCTCGCATAACCGATTTCGACAAGCAGGTCCACGGTGGCCTGCAATATGGCAGCGTCAATGCGCGGGTCACGGGGACGTCCCGCTCCAGAGGTCTTGCCAACCGGTGATGGCTCTGCTTTCATAACGCTACTGACAGTATCGTAATTGTGGCCGTAAGGAACAGTTGAATGGCAAACGAGGCCGTGGACGCTCCCGTGGAGAACGTCGAACACCTGCAACGCTCCAGTCGCGACATCACCACACTCCCCTCGGTGTTGTCGAAATGGCTGTCTACCGTGATGCCAGGCGGGATCACCCCCGAGATCACCGTGGAAAGCGGCGTCGACTCCAACGGTATGTCCTCGGAAACGATCATGCTGACCGGACGCTGGGAAGAGGACGGCGAGCCGAAGGAGCAAAAGTGGGTGGCCCGCGTCGCCCCGACGCAAGACGATGTCCCGGTGTTCTCGTCGTACCGGCTTGATCACCAGTTCGAGGTGATGCGTCAGGTCGGCGAACTCACCGACGTGCCTGTCCCCAACGTGCGCTGGATGGACACCACCGGCGAGGTGCTGGGCACGCCGTTCTTCCTGATGGACCGGATCGACGGCCAGGTGCCGCCCGATGTCATGCCCTACACCTTCGGCGGCAACTGGTTCGCCGATGCGCCGGTCGAACGCCAGCGCGAGCTGCAGGACAGCACGGTGGAGGTACTCGCAAAGCTTCACGCAATCCCCGACGCGGCCGAGCGGTTCGCGTACCTGTCCGAGATCGACCCGCCGGGCGACACCCCACTGCGCCGGCACTTCGGCTGGCTCAAGGGTTGGTACGAGTACGCGGTACCCGATATCGGCCGGTCCCCCCTGGTGGAGCGGGCACTGCAATGGCTGGAGGACAACTTCCCCGAGGACGTGGCAGCCTCGGAAACCGTTTTGACGTGGGGTGATTCGCGTATCGGCAACGTGCTGTACGACGACTTCCGCCCTGCCGCGGTCCTCGACTGGGAGATGGCCACCCTCGGCCCCCGCGAGCTCGATGTTTCGTGGATCATCTTTGCGCACATGGTGTTTCAGGAGCTGTCCGGCATGGCCGGGCTGCCGGGACTGCCCGATGTGATGCGCGAGGAGGATGTCCGCGCAACCTATCGCGAGCTGACCGGGGCCGAATTGAGCGACCTGCGTTGGTTCTACATCTACTCGGGTGTCATCTGGTGCTGCGTGTTCATGCGCACCGGCGCCCGGCGGGTGCACTTCGGCGAGACCGAGAAGCCCGACGATATCGAAACGATGTTCTACCACGCGCCGCTGCTGCGGCGTCTTATCGAGGAGTCTTAATGCTCGGCCCGATGGACGAATTCCCGGTACATCAAGTTCCCCAGCCGATCGCCTGGCCGGGATCTTCGGACCGGAACTTCTACGACCGTTCGTACTTCAACGCCCATGACCGCACCGGCGACATCTTCGTCATCACCGGTCTCGGCTACTACCCCAATCTCGGGGTGAAGGACGCCTACTTCCTGGTGAGGCGCGGAGACGAGCAGACCGCGGTGCACCTGTCCGACGGGATCGATCAGGACCGGCTCAACCAGCACGTCGGCGCTTACCGGGTCGAGGTCACCGAACCGCTGCGCAAGATCCGCATCGTGCTCGAGGAGACCGAGGGTGTGGCCGCCGACCTGACCTGGGACGGCCTGTTCGACGCGGTCCAGGAGCAACCGCACGTGATGCGTCAGGGGAACCGGGTCACGCTCAACGCCCAGCGCTTTGCCCAAATGGGTTCCTGGAGTGGCTTTCTGGAGATCGACGGCCAACGTATCGACGTCGACCCGGAAACCTGGATCGGCTCCCGCGACCGGTCCTGGGGCATCCGCCCGATCGGTGAGGCCGAGCCCGCCGGACGTCCGGCGGACCCGCCCTTCGAAGGCATGTGGTGGCTGTACGTACCGATGGCGTTCGATGACTTCTCGATCGTCTTCATCATCCAGGAGGATCCCAGCGGGTTCCGCTCGCTCAATGACTGCAGCCGCGTGTTCAAGGACGGTCGCGTCGAGCAGCTCGGCTGGCCGCGGGTGAAGATCCACTACCGTTCCGGCACCCGCATCCCGACCGGGGCCACCATCGAGGCCACCGCTCCCGACGGCACCCCCGTCCGGTTCGACGTGGAATCCAAACTGCCCGTGCCGATTCATGTAGGTGGCGGTTACGGCGGCGACGTCGACTGGATCCACGGTGTGTGGAAGGGCGACAAGTTCACCGAACGGCGCACCTACGACATGACCGATCCGGCAGTCGTCGGCCGGACGGCGTTCGGCGTGATCGACCACGTCGGGCGGGCCGTCTGCACAGAGGGCAATGGCGCTCCGGTGGAAGGCTGGGGTCTGTTCGAACACGGTGCGCTCGGCAGGCACGACCCGTCCGGTTTCGCCGACTGGCTCACCGTCGCCCCGTAGTTTTCTCCCCGCGAGCAGACGCGTAGGTACCCCGCTTCGAGAATTTTCGGGTACGGGCGCGTCTGCTCGCCGGAGAAACTAGGCCGCCCAGAACAGCGCGGCCGCGCCGATCGCCTCTACCAGGCAGTAGAACCAGTTGGGGTAGAAGGCCGTCCGTTCATCGAACACGGCCGAAAGGGCGCGGCCGACTGCCATGCCGGCCAGCGCGGCGCCGACGGTGATCAGGATCCCGGTGCGCACCTCCCCCGGCGCCACGGCCGCGTATGCCAGCACCGCGGCGATGGCGATACCGAAGCCGCCGTACACGCCACGCACTTCCGCGCGGGCCGCGGCGGTTCTGAGGTCGTAGTCGAAGGGCCGCAGAATCGCCTGCGGCGCCGCCAGCGCATACACACCCATGCCGGCGAAGAACACGCCGACCACGACGATGACAGCAACAGTCACGGTAGCCTCCTGATCAGTTGTCCGCCCAGCATGCACAATGAACTGATGCCGGCGCTTCCACAAACCTGCTGTCCTACGGTGTGGTTGTGGCCCGGGCAGGCGCTGTACTCCGGGCCCGGACTGGATTTGCAACCGCACTCCGGATCGGTGTGGTGCCTGGCCTTCGGCGTCGACGGGCCTCTGACGGTGACGATTCAGGGCAACGCGATCGTGGCGCGCAGTGTGTTGATTCCGCCACGGCTCACCCATCACCTTGCGATGCAGGGCGGGTTGGTGTCGTGCTATCTCGATCCCGGTTCGCCGCGGACCGTATCGTGCCGTCAGCAGTTCACCGAATTCCGGCACGGCATCGGTGTCGGTCATGCCGCCGAGACCCGCCTGGCGGCAGCACCGATGGACGACGAGGCCGCCCGGCGCTGGCTGGATCTGGCTGCCCCGGACACACCTCACCAAATCGATCCCCGGATCGAGTTGGTGGCCAAGCAGATTCGTGACAATCCGGCGGAATCGGTATCGGCAGGTGAGTTCGCGACGGCTGCCGGGTTGTCCGAATCACGGTTCCTGCATCTGTTCCGTCGCGAGGCCGGGACCAGCCTTCGGCGCTACCGGATGTGGAGCAGGCTCATCGCAGCCGGTACCGCCGTGGCGGCCGGTGAGAACCTGACCGCCGCAGCCGCCGATTCCGGATTCGCCAGCCCGTCACACCTGGCGGACAGCTTCAAGACCACGTTCGGGCTGTCGGCCACACAACTGCTGGCGACGGGGATTCGCATCCGCACACCGTGACGAGCGTGCGCACACCGCTGACGGAATTACGCCTGGGAAACGAAACCTAGGAGGCGACGGTCTCGGATGGGTTCTGCGCGGGCGCGCGACCGAAGACCATCGACTCGTCGATGCGGTCGAAGCGGTGGTCGATGGCATCCAGCAGGTAGTTGTGCCGCACGTGCCACGGCCGTTTGGTACCTGACCGCGGCAGCGCGTGCTCGGAACGCTGGATGTAGCCGGCCTCGAGATCCCAGGTCCGTTTCTCCGGCATCGGCGCCGCGCCCTTGTGCGGATAGGCATGGGTGTAACCGTGAGCCCCCAGGTACGCCAACAGGTTCGCGAAGGCCCGGGCGGTCATGTCGGCACGCAGCGTCCACGACGCGTTGGTATAGCCGATGCACCAGGCCAGGTTCGGAACGTCCTCGAGCAGAAACTCCTTGTAGACGAACCGTTCGGTCGGCTTGACCTCCTGGCCGTCGACCGCGAGGCGAACGCCGCCGAGCGCCTGCAGTTGCAGGCCGGTCGCGGTGACGATCACGTCGGCATCCACCCGCTCACCGGATTTCAGCACGATGCCCGTGGCGTCGATGTGATCGACGTGATCGGTGACGACGTCGACCCGACCGTCGCTGATGTGCCCGAACAGATCCCCGTCGAGCACCAGACACAACCGCTGATCCCACGGTTTGTACCGCGGCTTGAAATGCACGTCGACCGGATACCCCTCGGGCAACGCGGCCGTGAGCTTCTTGCGCAGGTAGCTGCGACCGAGATCGGGGGCCGAGCGGAAGAAGAAATAGCTCAGCACGTGGATCATCGCGTTGCGGAACCGCACAACCTGGTGAGATAACTTGCGCGGCAAAATTTTACGGATGGTCTGCACCGACGGAACGATGCGGTCCGCCGCCACCATGTACGTCGGCGAGCGCTGAAGCATCGTCACGTGAGAAGCCTGCTGCGCCAGCGCGGGCACCAGACTGACCGCGGTGGCACCACTGCCGATCACCACGACGCGCTTGCCCGAGTAATCCAGCGACTCGGGCCAGAACTGCGGGTGCACCAGGTCGCCGTCGAAGGTCTCGATACCGGGGAACTCCGGGGTGTAGGGCTCGTCGTAGTTGTAGTAGCCGGTGCCGAAGAACAGGTACCGGCACCGGTAGGTCCCGGCCTGGCCGTCCTGCTCGGTCTCGACGGTCCAGGTGTCGGTGCTCGAATCCCAATCCGCCGACAACACACGGGTGTTGAACCGGATATGACGGTCGATACCGTGCTCCCGGGCGGTCTCGGTCAGGTAGTCGCGAATATCGGCGCCGTCGGCGACGTTCTCGGGCTTGGTCCAGGGCTGATACGGGAAGCTCAGCGTGAAGATGTCGCTGTCCGAGCGGATCCCCGGATACCGGAACAGGTCCCAGGTGCCGCCGATCCGCGCTCGGCGTTCCAGCACGGTGTACGTCAGTCCGGGACTCTTCTCATGCACCCGGTAGGCCGCGCCCAATCCCGAGATTCCGGCCCCGACGATGAGCACATCCGAATAGTCCGGATCCGCAGCACGGCAAGCACCGCCCATGGCGAACCTCCTTTGGTCCCGACGAGTACCACCACCCTAGGCGCTCAGTCGCGCAGTGCGTCGACGATCTGGGCAAGCGAATCCAGCGCGATCGGACCCGGCTGATACAGGCAGATCCGATCGGAAACCCCGGCCACGCGGTCCCGGATGTGGGCGGCGATATCGGCGGGGCTACCGCACGCCGCGATGGTGTGTAGTACCTCGTCGTCGATCAGCGAACCCATCTCCTGCCAACGGCCCTGTTTGGACAGCGCGTTGAGCTCTGGCTGCAGATCACCCCAGCCGTGCGCGTCGAGTACGGGCCGATAGGCCGGGGTCGAGCCGTAGAAGGCCAGCAGGCGTCGCGCCGCGTCGTGGTTGTCCCCGGCCGACACGATGATCTCCGGGACGATCGCCAGGTCCGCCGCGTCACGCCCGGCGGCGGCGAGCCCGTCCCGCACCGCGGGCAGCGTCGCCTCGTGCAGGAACCGCTTGGACCCGAACGGCATGACCAGCAGGCCGTCGGCGAACTGTGCGGTGGCCCGGGTGAGCCGGGGGCCCAGCGCACCGACATAGATCGGCGGCGGACCGTACGGGTTGTCCCGGGGGGTGAACGTGGGCGTCATCAGTGTGTGCCGGTAGTACTCGCCCCTGAAGGCCAGCCGTTCACCGGTGTCCCAGGCCGCGAAGATCGCCCGCAGTGCCCCGACGAACTCCGACATCCGGGCCACCGGCCGGTCGAAGTCCGCGCCGAACCGCTTCTCGATCTGCGTACGGATCTGGGTGCCGAGGCCCAGGGTGAAGCGGCCGCCGGACAGGATCTGGTGGTCGACGGCCTGGTGCGCCAGGTGAATCGGGTTACGGGGAAACGCAATTGCCACATTGGTCATCAGGTCCAGATCCCCGACGGTGCTGGCCAGCGTCAAGGGGGTAAATACATCATGCGGGCCTTCAAAGGTGAATACCCCGCTGGCACCGGCCTCACGTAGGGCCGCGGCCCGGTCGATTGCGTCTCGCGGACCGAACAATGCTGTCATGACCTTCACGCGTGAGAGCCTAGACAGGTGAGCATCCCAACCAGCACCGACGTCGTCGTGGTGGGTGCCGGCTTCGCCGGCCTGACCGCCGCCCGCGCCCTGCTCCGGCTCGGACACCAGGTGGTGGTGCTCGAGGGGCGGGACCGGGTGGGTGGTCGCTCATCGACCACCACGATCGCCGGAGTGCCGGTCGACCTGGGCGGCACGTTCGTCGGCCCCACCCAGGACGCGGTGCTGGCGCTGGCCGGCGAGCTCGGCTGCCGCTCCGTGCCCACCTATGACCGCGGCAAGAACCTGATCCGGTGGCACGGGCGGGTCCGGTCCTATCGGAGCACGATCCCGCGGCTGTCGATGATGGAATTGTTCGACGTGTCCCGCATCCAGTGGCGCTTCGAACGTCTGAGCC encodes:
- a CDS encoding PIG-L deacetylase family protein, which produces MNPKDVEPFPSTWQTALVLVAHPDDPEYGVGAAVAKWTAAGKSVHYALASRGEVGIAGMPPEQAGPLREGEQRSSAAIVGVDDVAFWDFPDSNIRDTPGLRAKIAETIVALRPDLVVTLYSGHTWASGTPNQRDHIEFAHAVAAAYDSLADPPAWLFENGPDPTHCEVVEGYTEVAVNSLAVHEVYLSVLDPETPVVEQARRQVEMSTPALPGFGARTVGFILKRQR
- a CDS encoding TetR/AcrR family transcriptional regulator gives rise to the protein MKAEPSPVGKTSGAGRPRDPRIDAAILQATVDLLVEIGYASLTMAAVAERAQTTKTALYRRWSSKAELVHEAVFPAAATGLTAPAGDIAADIRAMIGAARDVFTSPVMRAALPGLVADVVADTDLNARVMQRFAGTFVTVRARIVDGIARGEVQADVDPDRLVELIGGSTLLRMLLWPERELDDAWVAQTAAILVHGATVS
- a CDS encoding TIGR03617 family F420-dependent LLM class oxidoreductase, yielding MTALFGPRDAIDRAAALREAGASGVFTFEGPHDVFTPLTLASTVGDLDLMTNVAIAFPRNPIHLAHQAVDHQILSGGRFTLGLGTQIRTQIEKRFGADFDRPVARMSEFVGALRAIFAAWDTGERLAFRGEYYRHTLMTPTFTPRDNPYGPPPIYVGALGPRLTRATAQFADGLLVMPFGSKRFLHEATLPAVRDGLAAAGRDAADLAIVPEIIVSAGDNHDAARRLLAFYGSTPAYRPVLDAHGWGDLQPELNALSKQGRWQEMGSLIDDEVLHTIAACGSPADIAAHIRDRVAGVSDRICLYQPGPIALDSLAQIVDALRD
- a CDS encoding flavin-containing monooxygenase — encoded protein: MGGACRAADPDYSDVLIVGAGISGLGAAYRVHEKSPGLTYTVLERRARIGGTWDLFRYPGIRSDSDIFTLSFPYQPWTKPENVADGADIRDYLTETAREHGIDRHIRFNTRVLSADWDSSTDTWTVETEQDGQAGTYRCRYLFFGTGYYNYDEPYTPEFPGIETFDGDLVHPQFWPESLDYSGKRVVVIGSGATAVSLVPALAQQASHVTMLQRSPTYMVAADRIVPSVQTIRKILPRKLSHQVVRFRNAMIHVLSYFFFRSAPDLGRSYLRKKLTAALPEGYPVDVHFKPRYKPWDQRLCLVLDGDLFGHISDGRVDVVTDHVDHIDATGIVLKSGERVDADVIVTATGLQLQALGGVRLAVDGQEVKPTERFVYKEFLLEDVPNLAWCIGYTNASWTLRADMTARAFANLLAYLGAHGYTHAYPHKGAAPMPEKRTWDLEAGYIQRSEHALPRSGTKRPWHVRHNYLLDAIDHRFDRIDESMVFGRAPAQNPSETVAS
- a CDS encoding DUF4345 domain-containing protein, which codes for MTVAVIVVVGVFFAGMGVYALAAPQAILRPFDYDLRTAAARAEVRGVYGGFGIAIAAVLAYAAVAPGEVRTGILITVGAALAGMAVGRALSAVFDERTAFYPNWFYCLVEAIGAAALFWAA
- a CDS encoding phosphotransferase family protein; translation: MANEAVDAPVENVEHLQRSSRDITTLPSVLSKWLSTVMPGGITPEITVESGVDSNGMSSETIMLTGRWEEDGEPKEQKWVARVAPTQDDVPVFSSYRLDHQFEVMRQVGELTDVPVPNVRWMDTTGEVLGTPFFLMDRIDGQVPPDVMPYTFGGNWFADAPVERQRELQDSTVEVLAKLHAIPDAAERFAYLSEIDPPGDTPLRRHFGWLKGWYEYAVPDIGRSPLVERALQWLEDNFPEDVAASETVLTWGDSRIGNVLYDDFRPAAVLDWEMATLGPRELDVSWIIFAHMVFQELSGMAGLPGLPDVMREEDVRATYRELTGAELSDLRWFYIYSGVIWCCVFMRTGARRVHFGETEKPDDIETMFYHAPLLRRLIEES
- a CDS encoding PKD domain-containing protein, which encodes MADWSPAQPLPAHWFGPSVGFDNSGRVRVAYAQLLSLSPISTRVAIAERKNGAWVDVFEKKSVAGDIPIEITLAAGADGSAAACYTTITSTDPATYQWRHYVSYAPAATRKWETPTEIVPASAPSEFTRQRRVQVADNGIAVVVADRFDGAAGSAVGSVVVTFHISNTSSWTTPQKLTPTGGLNGGIALDVDGLGNPTVAWIHRYQASPPRSSIRVCTPSATGPTPQSVALTPENGADAGGVRLAVNYLGAAVLGAYIGGHANVTTRENAAAPWQSFTALFNSSTAASSSCLDVGITFSGMNYALVRRQGPTTSSNDGICATRSGYPGIWPTPKVISPAGTESRDGQIAIRKGPFGSEEAVLVYTGAVGFGGGDPGLGLFRASHWPVYLNDPRTPVDLAEQGPTHHIDQVIADRAGSVAVIETVYDELTNRAYATAFDASAPDILEAVVPAAVTTNQVVQLRSRVADTWSPMGPITWDFGDGTPAGTGPTVTHGWAAPGPYTVTLSGADIQGNTVTKSFAVTVTGPA
- a CDS encoding helix-turn-helix domain-containing protein, whose translation is MPALPQTCCPTVWLWPGQALYSGPGLDLQPHSGSVWCLAFGVDGPLTVTIQGNAIVARSVLIPPRLTHHLAMQGGLVSCYLDPGSPRTVSCRQQFTEFRHGIGVGHAAETRLAAAPMDDEAARRWLDLAAPDTPHQIDPRIELVAKQIRDNPAESVSAGEFATAAGLSESRFLHLFRREAGTSLRRYRMWSRLIAAGTAVAAGENLTAAAADSGFASPSHLADSFKTTFGLSATQLLATGIRIRTP